A single window of Narcine bancroftii isolate sNarBan1 chromosome 1, sNarBan1.hap1, whole genome shotgun sequence DNA harbors:
- the c1h11orf96 gene encoding uncharacterized protein C11orf96 homolog, whose amino-acid sequence MAAGKQGEVVGICTSYQAVMPNYAGITEEFPQPLRRQLQRAKLRQRRPREARFKTQPVTFDEIQEVEEEGVSALEEEKAKKSFLQSLECLRRSAQNSRGQKATLSSSQLRYSLDSSDSDSAH is encoded by the coding sequence ATGGCAGCGGGCAAGCAAGGCGAGGTGGTGGGGATCTGCACCAGTTACCAGGCGGTGATGCCGAACTACGCTGGCATCACGGAGGAGTTTCCGCAGCCGCTGCGGCGACAGCTGCAGAGAGCCAAGCTGAGGCAGAGGAGACCCAGGGAGGCCAGGTTCAAGACGCAGCCGGTCACTTTCGATGAGATCcaggaggtggaggaggaaggGGTCTCGGCTCTGGAGGAGGAGAAAGCCAAGAAGTCGTTCCTGCAGTCGCTCGAGTGTCTCCGGAGGAGCGCGCAGAACTCCCGCGGCCAGAAGGCCACTTTAAGCAGCTCTCAGCTGAGGTACAGCTTGGACTCGAGTGACTCGGATTCCGCCCACTGA